Proteins from a single region of Apium graveolens cultivar Ventura chromosome 7, ASM990537v1, whole genome shotgun sequence:
- the LOC141675136 gene encoding peptidyl-prolyl cis-trans isomerase FKBP17-1, chloroplastic isoform X2 — protein MASLSFSSLHVPHLVTTRLSANQPKQLVHASASSVVFISRRALFFSSALSLFLSSTSISLAKTTSISDFSELPNSGGVKVLDLRVAQGQAQLPVDGDQVAIHYYGRLAAKQGWRFDSTYDHKDETGEPIPFSFILGSRNVISGIQTAVRSMTVGSIRRVIIPPSQGYQNMSQEPLPPNFFLHFAVF, from the exons ATGGCATCACTTTCATTTTCATCCCTCCATGTTCCTCACCTTGTGACCACCCGCTTATCTGCAAATCAACCCAAACAACTAGTACACGCATCGGCTTCTTCTGTCGTTTTCATCTCAAGAAGAGCTCTCTTTTTCTCTTCTGCATTATCGCTCTTTTTATCTTCAACATCTATTTCCCTTGCTAAAACCACCTCCATTTCTGACTTCTCTGAGCTCCCCAATTCCGGGGGAGTCAAGGTTTTGGATCTTCGCGTTGCTCAAGGCCAAGCTCAACTCCCCGTCGATGGGGATCAG GTTGCGATTCATTACTATGGAAGGCTGGCTGCAAAGCAAGGATGGCGTTTTGATTCAACATACGATCATAAAGATGAAACTGGGGAACCGATTCCCTTTAGCTTCATACTTGGGTCTCGCAAT GTGATATCGGGGATTCAAACAGCAGTAAGATCCATGACAGTGGGCAGCATAAGAAGGGTAATCATTCCTCCATCACAGGGGTATCAGAACATGTCACAGGAACCTTTACCGCCAAAT TTTTTTCTGCACTTTGCAGTATTTTGA
- the LOC141675136 gene encoding peptidyl-prolyl cis-trans isomerase FKBP17-1, chloroplastic isoform X1, with amino-acid sequence MASLSFSSLHVPHLVTTRLSANQPKQLVHASASSVVFISRRALFFSSALSLFLSSTSISLAKTTSISDFSELPNSGGVKVLDLRVAQGQAQLPVDGDQVAIHYYGRLAAKQGWRFDSTYDHKDETGEPIPFSFILGSRNVISGIQTAVRSMTVGSIRRVIIPPSQGYQNMSQEPLPPNYFDRQRLFTTIFNPTRLANGEGSTLGTLIFDVELVSLRHQ; translated from the exons ATGGCATCACTTTCATTTTCATCCCTCCATGTTCCTCACCTTGTGACCACCCGCTTATCTGCAAATCAACCCAAACAACTAGTACACGCATCGGCTTCTTCTGTCGTTTTCATCTCAAGAAGAGCTCTCTTTTTCTCTTCTGCATTATCGCTCTTTTTATCTTCAACATCTATTTCCCTTGCTAAAACCACCTCCATTTCTGACTTCTCTGAGCTCCCCAATTCCGGGGGAGTCAAGGTTTTGGATCTTCGCGTTGCTCAAGGCCAAGCTCAACTCCCCGTCGATGGGGATCAG GTTGCGATTCATTACTATGGAAGGCTGGCTGCAAAGCAAGGATGGCGTTTTGATTCAACATACGATCATAAAGATGAAACTGGGGAACCGATTCCCTTTAGCTTCATACTTGGGTCTCGCAAT GTGATATCGGGGATTCAAACAGCAGTAAGATCCATGACAGTGGGCAGCATAAGAAGGGTAATCATTCCTCCATCACAGGGGTATCAGAACATGTCACAGGAACCTTTACCGCCAAAT TATTTTGACAGGCAAAGGTTGTTCACCACCATTTTTAATCCTACGCGCCTAGCCAATGGAGAAGGCTCTACACTAGGGACACTTATCTTTGACGTTGAGTTGGTCAGCCTAAGACACCAGTGA